In Trichoderma atroviride chromosome 2, complete sequence, one DNA window encodes the following:
- a CDS encoding uncharacterized protein (EggNog:ENOG41), producing MADSARDLIQKLNAAAAINFDDDDATRLELAMAARKLYHKLETNAEKVLRFMNEEPVVYPAIQVLIDTGIWDAWTASGGGEKHIDELRGIAKEDIDPELLQHLLQLLASGNIIEETGEGLFQPTDFSLSLGDKNTLLAPALRVRTDHVMRPSLHFPEFLAKTGYRMPSDDTNSCYIDTYPEKKDYFGRCKENPSYQESFSSFLALWSQHRRPWPQFYDTQALLDSSDLSNGSALVVDIGGHHGADLFHVLKKHPDVPAGSLVLQDLPKVIASAKFTTDKIRAIGHNFFEPQPVKVEYTTFTPFFMTGQTRQ from the exons ATGGCAGACAGCGCAAGAGACCTGATCCAAAAGCTAaatgcagctgctgcgataaattttgacgacgatgacgctACACGACTAGagttggccatggctgcccgCAAGCTCTATCACAAGCTGGAAACAAATGCAGAAAAGGTCTTGCGATTTATGAACGAGGAACCTGTCGTGTACCCCGCTATCCAAGTCCTCATTGATACGGGGATATGGGATGCTTGGACCGCTAGCGGCGGAGGCGAGAAACACATTGACGAGTTGAGAGGgattgccaaagaagataTTGACCCAGAACTTTTAC AACATCTTCTACAATTACTAGCTTCAGGTAACATTATCGAGGAGACCGGAGAGGGTCTTTTCCAGCCGACGGACTTTTCGCTCTCTCTTGGCGATAAGAACACTCTTCTCGCACCAGCGCTCCGAGTAAG GACTGACCATGTTATGcgtccttctcttcactttCCCGAATTTCTGGCCAAGACTGGCTATCGCATGCCATCGGACGATACTAATAGCTGCTATATCGATACTTACCCCGAGAAGAAAGATTACTTTGGCCGTTGCAAGGAGAATCCTTCGTATCAAgagagcttctccagcttcctcgCTTTATGGAGCCAGCACAGGAGACCATGGCCTCAGTTTTACGATACTCAGGCACTGCTCGATAGTTCTGATCTGAGCAATGGTAGTGCACTAGTTGTGGATATTGGCGGGCATCATGGCGCAGATCTTTTCCATGTGCTTAAGAAACATCCTGATGTTCCTGCGGGATCGCTCGTGCTGCAGGATTTGCCAAAGGTAATTGCTTCGGCCAAGTTTACTACGGACAAGATTAGAGCTATTGGACATAACTTTTTCGAGCCCCAGCCAGTTAAAG TCGAGTATACTACTTTCACGCCGTTCTTCATGACTGGCCAGACAAGACAGTAG
- a CDS encoding uncharacterized protein (EggNog:ENOG41~TransMembrane:12 (i91-110o122-142i154-172o184-204i216-234o246-266i324-348o360-382i403-425o431-458i478-498o504-524i)), giving the protein MAAPHHTHFSEDPPQVLNQRDLDLANERLNANGSQTGNGSSTDNIEKQEDANLPTGTDNKLEKMGTYDKYEITEDDCYEDLGYCYPKWKKWYILTVIFWVQVSMNFNTSLYSNAIPGISEEFHVSAQAARCGAMIFLVLYAFGCELWAPWSEEFGRWPVLQLSLFLVNIWQLPVALAPNFASIMVGRALGGLSSAGGSVTLGMIADMWEADNQQYAVAYVVFSSVGGSVLGPIVGGFTEKYLDWRWSIWVQLILGGFVQILHFFTVPETRTTIIMNRIAKKRREQNNENIWGPDELVPFRDRFSAKEVITTWIRPFKMFLTEPIVLVLSLLSGFSDALIFMFIQSFALVYKQWGFGTVEIGLSFIPIGIGYVIAWILFIPAIKRNIKERKAKPDDERAQYESRLWFLLYTAPCLPIGLIGFAWTIQGPPIHWIGSMIFVAIVGIANYAIYMATIDYMICAYGPYSASATGGNGWSRDFLAGVLTIPATPFFTNIGASSGKNLEYASTILFCIAFILVLAVYVIYWKGPTLRKRSPFAQRLADARAENANEGRRGSASIDPMRRASHSSSTAARPQPDRRYSQQNRFFGESRVTPRGTPRGTPAASRRQSLANVARK; this is encoded by the exons ATGGCCGCGCCGCACCACACACATTTCTCTGAGGACCCCCCTCAGGTCCTGAATCAAAGGGATTTGGACCTTGCCAATGAGAGGCTCAATGCCAATGGCTCGCAAACTGGCAACGGGTCCAGCACGGACAATATCGAGAAGCAGGAAGATGCCAACCTGCCTACTGGCACCGACAacaagctggagaagatgggtACATATGACAAGTACGAGATTACGGAAGATGACTGCTACGAGGACCTGGGCTACTGCTATCCCAAGTGGAAAAAGTGGTACATCCTGACCGTCATCTTCTGGGTTCAGGTATCAATGAACTTCAACACCTCTCTGTATTCCAATGCCATTCCCGGCATCTCAGAGGAGTTCCATGTTAGCGCACAGGCGGCACGATGTGGTGCCATGATCTTCTTGGTACTCTACGCCTTTGGCTGTGAGCTGTGGGCGCCCTGGTCCGAGGAATTCGGTCGCTGGCCCGTCTTACAGCTCTCTCTGTTCCTTGTCAACATCTGGCAGCTTCCCGTCGCGCTGGCTCCCAACTTTGCCAGCATCATGGTCGGTCGTGCTCTCGGCGGTCTTTCTTCTGCTGGTGGCTCTGTCACCCTGGGTATGATTGCCGACATGTGGGAGGCCGATAACCAACAGTATGCAGTCGCATATgtcgtcttctcttccgtcGGTGGATCCGTCTTGGGTCCCATTGTCGGTGGTTTCACCGAGAAGTATCTTGACTGGAG ATGGTCCATCTGGGTTCAGCTTATTTTGGGTGGATTTGTACAGATCCTGCACTTCTTCACCGTCCCTGAGACCCGtaccaccatcatcatgaaCCGCATTGCCAAGAAGCGTCGTGAGCAGAACAACGAGAACATCTGGGGACCTGATGAGCTTGTCCCATTCCGCGATCGCTTTTCTGCCAAGGAGGTCATCACCACCTGGATCCGTCCTTTCAAGATGTTCCTCACTGAGCCCATTGTCTTGGtgctttctctgctctctggTTTCTCCGATGCTCTCATCTTCATGTTCATCCAATCCTTCGCCTTGGTCTACAAGCAGTGGGGATTCGGCACCGTTGAGATCGGACTGAGCTTCATCCCCATCGGTATTGGCTATGTCATTGCCTGGATTCTCTTCATCCCTGCCATTAAGCGCAACATCAAAGAACGAAAGGCCAAGCCTGATGATGAGCGCGCCCAGTACGAGTCTCGTCTTTGGTTCCTTCTGTACACTGCCCCCTGCTTGCCGATTGGTCTCATTGGCTTCGCCTGGACCATTCAGGGCCCTCCTATCCACTGGATCGGCTCCATGATCTTCGTTGCGATTGTCGGTATTGCAAACTACGCCATTTACATGGCCACCATCGATTACATGATTTGCGCCTATGGCCCTTACTCTGCTTCTGCTACCGGTGGCAACGGTTGGTCTCGAGACTTCCTGGCTGGTGTCCTCACCATTCCTGCGACTCCCTTCTTCACCAACATCGGAGCGTCAAGTGGCAAGAACTTGGAATACGCCAGCACCATCCTCTTCTGTATCGCCTTCATTCTGGTACTTGCCGTGTACGTTATCTACTGGAAGGGCCCGACCCTCCGTAAGCGATCGCCCTTTGCTCAGCGACTGGCCGACGCTCGTGCTGAGAACGCCAACGAGGGCCGTCGTGGCAGTGCTTCAATCGACCCCATGCGCCGAG CGTCCCACTCATCTAGTACCGCTGCCCGACCTCAACCTGACAGGCGATACAGCCAGCAGAACCGCTTCTTCGGCGAGAGCAGAGTCACTCCTCGTGGCACTCCTAGAGGCACCCCTGCTGCTAGTCGTCGCCAGTCTCTTGCCAATGTCGCAAGAAAATAA
- a CDS encoding uncharacterized protein (EggNog:ENOG41~TransMembrane:12 (i90-110o116-137i149-168o180-201i222-248o254-276i296-319o331-352i359-376o388-411i423-446o504-522i)), producing the protein MNIHPPLPPKLQTKLAPSTVSAGSSSTSPFTSPSSSTASTPPSPPTSKAQLLKPLAMLSNSPGSAPDSPLGSVSVILLYGELYTNYNIKWVFLASTVLFEAGSALCGAAPSMSALIVGRVIAGAGGSGVFMGCLNYFTVLTTPKERGIYITGTGFCWGIGAVLGPVIGGSFVQSSATWRWAFYINLIIAAAFAPVYVFGLPSIHAAEGAAIAVVERVKRIDFLGLFLGASTWVSFTLAFTMAGGQWAWNDGRTIATVVVFVAILIIFGIQQTFSILTTPENRSFPIHLLRSRSQVLLYIATSSNITSLFIIVYFIPIYFQFVHGDTAIEAAVRLLPFVILTVSFNLAAGYLLSKVRYYMPIYVIAGFFITLGSALLTAYLDPKTPTNYIYGFTVIVAVGSGLTLQIGYAVATLKVSPKHMGDALAFQNVSQIGGSVIALVIAGQVFQSSATHNLTKVLAGSAYNFSAADIQNAIAGAQSIIFEEISGDLRDQAILAITRAMQKAFILVCVGGGVHTITGLLMKREKLFGEIVPVGGG; encoded by the coding sequence ATGAATATCCATCCTCCGCTTCCACCGAAACTCCAAACGAAACTCGCTCCATCCACGGTTTCCGCTGGATCCTCATCAACGTCGCCCTTTacgtctccatcttcatctacgGCCTCgacaccaccatcgccgccgaCGTCCAAAGCTCAGTTGTTGAAGCCTTTGGCCATGTTGAGCAACTCGCCTGGATCGGCGCCGGATTCCCCCCTCGGTTCCGTTTCCGTCATCCTCCTATACGGCGAATTATACACAAACTACAACATAAAATGGGTGTTTCTCGCGTCTACCGTTCTCTTCGAGGCTGGTTCGGCACTCTGCGGTGCAGCGCCGAGCATGTCTGCCTTGATTGTCGGACGAGTCattgctggagctggcggtAGTGGCGTCTTCATGGGATGCTTAAACTACTTTACCGTCTTGACGACGCCCAAGGAGAGGGGGATATACATTACTGGAACGGGCTTCTGTTGGGGCATAGGCGCTGTTCTTGGACCCGTAATTGGAGGTTCCTTTGTTCAATCTAGTGCCACTTGGCGCTGGGCCTTTTACATCAACCTcatcattgctgctgctttcgcCCCAGTATATGTCTTTGGTCTCCCATCCATTCATGCAGCTGAGggcgccgccatcgccgttgTTGAACGCGTCAAGCGGATCGATTTTCTTGGACTGTTCCTTGGTGCCAGCACCTGGGTTTCTTTTACGCTGGCGTTTACCATGGCAGGTGGCCAATGGGCTTGGAACGATGGCCGAACCATTGCCACTGTTGTGGTATTCGTGGCTATATTAATCATTTTTGGCATTCAACAAACCTTTTCTATCCTAACAACCCCTGAAAACCGTTCATTTCCGATTCACCTCTTACGGTCTCGCTCTCAGGTCCTTCTGTACATTGCAACATCATCAAACATCACCTCCCTTTTTATCATCGTCTACTTCATCCCCATATACTTCCAATTCGTCCATGGCGACACCGCTATCGAGGCCGCAGTTCGACTGCTCCCATTCGTCATCCTCACCGTTAGTTTCAACCTCGCCGCCGGCTATCTTCTCTCCAAAGTCCGATACTACATGCCGATTTACGTCATcgccggcttcttcatcaCTCTTGGCAGCGCATTGCTCACAGCCTATCTCGATCCCAAGACCCCCACGAATTACATATATGGCTTCACCGTCATCGTAGCTGTAGGATCCGGCTTGACTCTTCAAATTGGTTACGCAGTCGCCACACTCAAAGTGAGTCCCAAACACATGGGCGACGCACTTGCATTCCAAAACGTTTCCCAAATTGGCGGCTCTGTCATTGCACTTGTTATTGCTGGCCAGGTCTTCCAATCTAGTGCCACTCACAACTTGACCAAAGTGCTGGCTGGCAGCGCCTACAACTTCTCAGCCGCTGACATTCAAAATGCCATTGCCGGGGCCCAGAGTATCATCTTTGAAGAAATCAGTGGGGACCTTAGGGATCAAGCCATTCTAGCTATTACAAGAGCTATGCAAAAGGCATTTATTCTCGTTTGCGTGGGAGGTGGCGTCCACACGATCACCGGGCTCCTCATGAAGCGAGAGAAGCTCTTTGGCGAGATTGTCCctgttggcggcggctaG
- a CDS encoding uncharacterized protein (EggNog:ENOG41) produces the protein MRDTEAPGPAAPQTGPAGESQQRQQQQQQQLWNHAEPPPRAGLSLSVAEDDANSASSHDEGSSADETTPAVASSEQNGAGATKKRKRTKYQKTSCELCKARKVKCDRAEPACSWCARHNRTCVYLERQKPGSRIGFSLELEAKVNRIDALLQSLGRRVEEHIANDHLAGAQAQSLSPALTNHLPSPGDGYHQDGSRLGPVGAARSTPTTRPSLAAPVWDANGTEEYQDGRVPSNNSVSASNSHAQTYPPSGFSTSRRGPSSISAANDLPPHDIVYNIVDLYFKHCNPWCPILDRKSIFGIFFGSTSLSEPDRVLLHAIVATTLRFLKDPRLSPEMRAHHHAVSRQIVQMYAMENVTITALRALVILSLDELGTSNGPKGWNMLSLLAQNVKQLGLCEESSVYLTVQADNVPHTGSIRRVVTGRPESWIEDEGRRRICWMVYLLDRYATIATTTFDFMLEDRKMNRVLPCSYDLFSRDVPVETRSWVSPSQQYGTTGYAVNKPENLGSFSYHCEILRILSKVHNFLKTPVDITSSADVASWRNTYRSLDGALDGWLRSLPSDYSKISALCHSDPGSRVANWFMLHGAYVTSVVRLHSSAAYPTVRSHLFVPSYYAMQRCLSAVQSLADIARDVFEASGLDNLGPPFVFGLWVAARLLLVHAASIGCPVDPKIEFFIEILSHIGQYWEVANNYAKILSRAVQRGRQGDMNFTAMRRSAHDLATLTSSTRQSGAEPTSTQVTSLSELDNIDIFDFFNYPKLLEPRTGNSQAWQTQGVNGLTGESMRMPDPESDWLGYTSQYQ, from the exons ATGCGCGACACGGAGGCTCCAGGCCCGGCAGCGCCCCAGACAGGCCCGGCGGGTgagagccagcagcggcagcagcagcagcagcagcagctgtggaATCATGCCGAGCCTCCACCGCGTGCTGGCCTCTCGCTGTCCGTGGCCGAGGACGATGCAAACTCGGCGTCGAGCCACGACGAGGGCTCCAGCGCGGATGAGACGACGCCGGCGGTAGCCTCGTCGGAGCAGAATGGCGCGGGCGCgaccaagaagcgcaagaggaCCAAGTACCAGAAGACGTC ATGCGAGCTCTGCAAGGCGCGCAAAGTCAAGTGTGACCGCGCCGAGCCCGCCTGCTCGTGGTGCGCGCGGCATAACCGGACCTGCGTCTATCTCGAGAGGCAGAAGCCGGGCAGCCGCATCGGCTTCAGCctggagctcgaggccaaggtcaacCGCAtcgatgcgctgctgcagagcctgGGCCGCCGCGTCGAGGAGCACATCGCCAACGATCACCTGGCCGGTGCGCAGGCGCAGAGCCTGTCGCCGGCTCTTACTAACCATCTGCCGTCTCCGGGCGATGGCTATCATCAGGACGGCTCGAGGCTTGGCCCGGTGGGAGCGGCGAGGAGCACTCCTACGACGAGACCGAGTCTTGCTGCCCCCGTCTGGGATGCGAATGGCACCGAAGAGTATCAGGACGGTCGAGTGCCGTCAAACAACTCGGTATCCGCAAGCAACTCCCACGCTCAAACGTATCCTCCTTCGGGATTCTCAACGTCTCGGAGGGGCCCCTCATCCATCAGTGCCGCTAATGACCTTCCCCCTCACGATATTGTCTACAACATTGTCGATCTCTACTTCAAACACTGCAACCCCTGGTGCCCTATCCTGGACCGCAAATCTATATTCGGCATCTTTTTTGGCTCAACGTCTCTAAGCGAGCCTGATCGAGTCCTTTTACATGCCATCGTCGCAACGACTTTGAGATTCTTAAAAGACCCTCGGCTGTCTCCGGAAATGAGGGCCCACCACCATGCAGTATCGAGGCAGATTGTCCAGATGTACGCCATGGAAAATGTCACCATTACAGCTCTAAGAGCTCTAGTTATCCTCAGTTTGGACGAGTTGGGCACCTCGAATGGGCCCAAGGGATGGAATATGCTCTCGCTTCTGGCGCAGAATGTCAAACAGCTCGGACTGTGCGAAGAAAGCAGCGTCTACTTGACCGTTCAGGCTGACAATGTGCCACACACGGGATCAATACGGCGAGTTGTTACTGGGCGCCCGGAGTCGTGGATTGAGGACGAGGGGCGTCGACGGATTTGCTGGATGGTATATCTGCTCGACCGATACGCAACAAtagcgacgacgactttcGATTTTATGCTGGAGGATAGAAAGATGAACCGGGTTCTTCCGTGTTCGTATGACTTGTTTTCCAGAGACGTTCCGGTGGAAACGCGTTCTTGGGTTTCGCCGTCTCAACAGTATGGTACCACTGGGTATGCGGTCAATAAGCCAGAGAATCTAGGGAGCTTCTCTTACCACTGCGAGATTCTGAGGATACTCAGCAAGGTTCATAATTTTCTAAAGACGCCCGTCGACATAACATCGTCGGCCGACGTAGCCAGCTGGCGAAATACCTACCGATCACTAGATGGCGCGCTGGATGGCTGGCTGAGGAGTTTACCAAGCGACTATAGCAAGATCTCGGCGCTGTGTCACTCTGATCCTGGAAGCCGAGTAGCAAATTGGTTCATGTTGCACGGCGCATATGTCACATCAGTGGTACGGCTGCATTCCTCTGCTGCATATCCCACCGTCAGATCACACCTCTTTGTGCCGTCGTACTACGCAATGCAACGGTGTCTATCTGCAGTCCAGAGCCTGGCGGATATTGCTCGAGACGTATTTGAAGCAAGTGGTCTGGATAACCTCGGTCCCCCTTTTGTATTTGGTCTCTGGGTTGCTGCTCGGCTGTTGCTCGTACACGCAGCATCCATAGGCTGCCCTGTCGATCCCAAGATTGAGTTCTTCATCGAGATTTTAAGCCACATTGGTCAATACTGGGAGGTGGCCAACAATTATGCCAAGATATTATCCAGAGCTGTCCAGAGAGGACGACAGGGAGATATGAACTTTACGGCTATGCGCAG GAGCGCACATGATTTAGCAACCTTGACGTCGTCAACGAGACAATCGGGCGCGGAACCTACATCAACGCAGGTGACGTCGCTGAGCGAACTCGACAACATTGAcatctttgacttcttcAACTATCCGAAATTACTAGAACCAAGGACGGGAAATAGCCAAGCATGGCAGACCCAGGGCGTTAATGGACTGACGGGAGAGTCAATGAGGATGCCGGATCCGGAGTCGGACTGGCTAGGGTACACTTCACAATATCAGTAA